The nucleotide sequence TTAATTCATCATCTGGAAATGATTTTATTGTTACAAAAACTCCTTTTTCTTCTTTTAATTCTTTATCTTCTTTTATAGGTTCTATCTTTTTATTATTCTCTAAGTATTCAAAAATGGATTTTCTAGCTAATTCTATTAAATAAGAGGAGTTAGATTCAGAAACCATATACTAGTTATGTAGAGACACTTATAAATACTTTTGGTTTTAAATAACATATATGGAAATACCTGTTGAAAAAGGTAAAAAATATAAAATAAAAATAACTGCCATAACTGGAAATAATGAAGGTATAGGTCATTTTGAAAATTTTCCCATATATGTAAAAGAAGCTAAACAAGGAGAAGAGATTAAAGTTGAAATAATTGATATTAAAAGATATTATGCAATTGGAAGGTGAAGTTTATGAAAATTATTTATCTTGTTTTTATTTTAATGTTAATTCCTTTAATAAGTGCAGAATTCACTTTCTATAAAACAATAAATGGTACTGGAGAAGATTATGAAGATTTAGATGAAGTTTTTGATACTCCTGTAAGTATTTGGGTAGATAATAGTATTTTATATATTTCAGATACTGATGAAAATTTAGTTTATATAATGGAAGATAATGAGATTTATAGAAAACTAGGAGATTCTGATGACCACACAAATGAATTATATAGACCAAGAAGTTTATATATGAAAGAGGGAGTCTTATACATTTGTGATTCAAATGAAGGAGAAATAAAAGTATATGATAAAAAACCAAAATTATCTATTTTTTCTAAAGATAAAAATTTTTTTATTGAACCTTGGGGTATTACTTTTCTTGATGGATATTATTATATAATAGATAATCAAAATAGTAGATTGTATATACACAATGAAGATGAATCATATAATAGAACATATATAAATTTAGGAAGATTTAGCGGTCAATTAGATAGTCCTTCTGATATTTTTGCCGGGCCGGATAATCAATTGTATATAGCAGATACTGGAAATGATAGGATAGAAGTTTTTTATT is from Candidatus Micrarchaeia archaeon and encodes:
- a CDS encoding TRAM domain-containing protein, which translates into the protein MEIPVEKGKKYKIKITAITGNNEGIGHFENFPIYVKEAKQGEEIKVEIIDIKRYYAIGR
- a CDS encoding NHL repeat-containing protein, which produces MKIIYLVFILMLIPLISAEFTFYKTINGTGEDYEDLDEVFDTPVSIWVDNSILYISDTDENLVYIMEDNEIYRKLGDSDDHTNELYRPRSLYMKEGVLYICDSNEGEIKVYDKKPKLSIFSKDKNFFIEPWGITFLDGYYYIIDNQNSRLYIHNEDESYNRTYINLGRFSGQLDSPSDIFAGPDNQLYIADTGNDRIEVFYSNLTFFQDIGKGRGGVLLNKPQGVFVNEKFVFVADT